One genomic window of Solanum stenotomum isolate F172 chromosome 9, ASM1918654v1, whole genome shotgun sequence includes the following:
- the LOC125876066 gene encoding defensin-like protein has protein sequence MARSICFMAFLVLAMMLFVTYEVQAQQICKAPSQTFKGLCFTDSSCRKACLTENFTGGHCSKLQRKCLCTKLCVFHKISNEVKTTLGEEAKTLSEAVLEEEIMME, from the exons ATGGCTCGTTCCATTTGCTTCATGGCATTTCTTGTCTTGGCAATGATGCTCTTTGTTACCTATG AGGTACAAGCTCAGCAAATTTGCAAAGCACCAAGCCAAACTTTCAAAGGATTATGTTTTACCGACTCATCATGCAGAAAAGCTTGTCTCACAGAAAACTTTACTGGTGGACATTGTAGCAAACTCCAAAGAAAGTGCCTATGCACTAAGCTATGTGtatttcacaaaatttcaaatgaagttaaaacaacTTTGGGTGAGGAAGCAAAAACTCTAAGTGAAGCTGTGCTTGAAGAAGAGATTATGATGGAATAA